From the genome of Halichoerus grypus chromosome X, mHalGry1.hap1.1, whole genome shotgun sequence:
TCAGAAGACCGGTCTTCAGGCTTGCGGGCAATCAGCAGGCGGCAGGTGAGCAGGATTCCAAACACCAGAGCATGGGCGTAGCGTTTGAGAGGATCACCGACTAGTTGATGGAAGAAGAGCACAGCCAACACCAGCAAGAGTAGGAAGAAGTTGGCCACATCTTTGGGACGCCCAGGCACAAGGGTCATGACAATGCCACAGGCCACCTCAAGAGCACCAATGCTTTTGCGGAGGAGAATGGAATTGATCCCCATTTTCTTCAGCAGAGGGAGGGCTCGGACATAGCTCTTGTAAGCACGTTTCTAGAGTGAAATACCACAAGGAATGCCACATTAACcatgattttaaaattagaatgaaGAACACACAAGCAAGGGCCTCCTTCCCCACCATTCCCTTTCCATGTCCCCACCaggtcccattttttttttttttttttttactgcggCCCCTAAATAAAAGCCTTGTAattaagataagaaaaaaacaagcaatctTCTGAGGTCCCTGTGATTTAAACCTTAGTAACagcagggtgcctggtggctcagtttgttgagggTCTGAcacgtgatttcagctcaggtcatgcatgactGTGGGGctgggctctgcgttcagcatggagtctgcttgtccctctccctctgctccccccccccacttgcgctctctttctctctctaaaataaatagataaaatctttaaaaataaataagacttagTAACAGCACCAAAGAGAATTTGGCTttatagttaaaaattattttctgattataaatcaTAAACAACACTAAAAGCatttataagaaaatttattGGGCCCATGAAGTCTGGTACAGATTAGCCACAACCACATTTTCTAGTGCCTGCCTCGTCCAAACCCAGATGTGTACAAATaccaacaaaaatgaaacaaggcaAGGCACAGTATGATAAAGCCTCACTAATTCGGACTTCCTTAATTTGGAATCTGTGATAATTCAGAAAAAAGCTGAGCAGGAGTTTATATTTGTGGAATCTGCAAAAATTAAAAGTGAGTactaagtaaatagaaaaataaaaatgtgtgcaaATGTTAGCCccttatatatctttaaaatatagtaagATAAAAATCATTCTCATGGTCAATGAGATAAAGTCCCAGGCCTTTACAAGACACTACTTTGATTAGCCTGGTGCAAGTTCACtaattttaattcaacaaatatgtattgaacacctactatggaTTATGCAATGGagataaaaaggtaaataagACAGGGTCAAGAAGCTCTTGATCCAGTGGGGGGAAACAGATACACAAAACACCAGTATAAAGCAACATGGTTAGTGACACATAATAGACGTCTGTACAAGGTCTAATTGTAGCCCAAAGGGAGACATCATAGAACAGAGGAGGGAGTCACTGGATATATTACAAAGTAATAAGATTATATTGACCTTAGGGTAATAGATAATCATATTTTTCACTGTATTCAGATTGGCCTGTAGTAAATCGATGAGATTTTATCAAGTGTCTTATTATGTCGGCCCACTGCTTTGTTTTCAGTAAGTacccattaattcattcaatatttattaagtgcttcctTGCGCTAGGCACTGTACTAGGTACTTTGGGTACAGATGTCAATCATTCAAAGGTCCTGCCTTCCTGAAGCTTGAGTTTATATGAAGAAAAGTTATGGGTGCTGAACAAAATTATGCAGCAGATACAGTGGAGCCACACCAGAGTGGTCAAGTTTCCCTAGATGGAAATGGAGAAAAGCTAGAGTGGAATATTAAAGGAAGACCAGGTGTTTGCAAGATCAATAAGGGAAGGGCATTGCAGGCAGAGGAAACTGGATaagcaaaggccctgaagcaCAAAACAGACTTGGGTGTTTCAAACACCACCCCAGTTCAGCATaggttgggagagggaggggtgacAGTGAGACATGAGACAGGGGAGATAGATATGAATCATGAATCATGAGAACTATATATGTCCTcttatatatgtctatatatgtgTCACTATGAGATCATGGGGAACTATATATGTTGTGTTGTGGAGGTGGATTTTATCCTATAAGCCAGGGGGAGCAACATAATTTGCTTTTGAGGAAGGTCCCTCTGGAAAAAGTGTGGAGGATGGATTGGGAGAGGTATGCCTGGAAGCAAGGAGACCAAGTAAGAGACCTAGAGTAATGACAGTAGGGATATAGGGAAGGGGAATGAGTCAAGGATACCTTTAATGCAAAATCAACAGAATTTAGTGTTATACTGGAAGTGGAACCTGAGGGTAAGGGATAAGTAAAGAAAGATTCTCTAGTCTCTGGCTTGGGTACCTGGGTAGAAGGGTGTTACCATTCTCCAGGTTTGGGCATGCACCTGAAAGaacaggttgggggtggggcaaagggtaAGAAGGAGTAAGGGACTCAATTTGGGTTTTTTAGTTGAAGTGTCTCTAAGACATCTAAGTGGAGATGTCTGGTAGGCAGCTCAGTAAGAGAGGTCTGGAATAAAGATATAGAATGGATAGTCATCAGTATCCCAGGTAgaatgtatatatacagtggGAAAAATTGTGTGACAGAcatttaagaaatggaaagagaaagatagTCCACAAAGTAGACAGAAGAGAGTGTGGTCAGAAAAGTAGGGGGAAAACCAAGAGAGACAGGGTCATGGGGCCCAAGGTTTTCAAGAAGAGAATAGTCAAAAGTTCCAGATGCGAGGCAAGTATCATAAGAATCAGGCAGAAAGCCAACTTGACCTCTTAGAAGCATCTGGCACTTAGAATAGTGTTCACACACTCTAAGTTTGGAACAAATGTGAAGTCATTTCTCTCACTTTTGGATAAGTGAATGCACCTTATTTCATGGATTAATTATCATGAGTGGCACAAGATAATCCTCTATGAGGACTGTTAAAAGACCAATggtttagtgaaaaaaaaaaaaaaaacatgggttTTGATTCAAACAGACTTGGCTTTAAATCCCATCTCTGTCACTTTCTAGTTGGGTGTTCATAGGCAAAttatttgacctctctgagcGTCATTTTCCTGAGCAGGGTTAAGACTAAAGTGAAATGAGCCAGGCTATTTGCCTTGAATGCAAAATTTAAGAGGGCACCAAAAACATTTCTTGATTAAGGTAGATAATATCATTAATGAGCAAAATATCAAAGCTTTTACATAATGCAAGATCCAGCTCTGCACTTATACAACCCTGCCTTATCTCTTCCCAATCCTGGCCCTGTCAGATCCTGTCTTTAAAATTTCACCTCACCCTAGTCCCTATCCTGTTCCTGAGCATGTAAAGGAAACACAGAGTGTTAGtcattcttcctccctcttcccatttTAGGTTAAATCAGGGACTTTCAGAGAAATTAGTAGAGACGTTGACTAGTCGGCAGAGTAAAACTCCGGGCTGAACTGAGCCAGACCCACATGGAGCAGAGCAGAGATGAGGGTTAGGGCACCTGGTGGTGGGGAAAAGTGTACCCGTTTCCTCTCACTATTAAACTAGATGCCACCTGcccactctctccccctctg
Proteins encoded in this window:
- the TMEM35A gene encoding nicotinic acetylcholine receptor chaperone; amino-acid sequence: MASPRTITVVALSVALGLFFVFMGTIKLTPRLSKDAYTEMKRAYKSYVRALPLLKKMGINSILLRKSIGALEVACGIVMTLVPGRPKDVANFFLLLLVLAVLFFHQLVGDPLKRYAHALVFGILLTCRLLIARKPEDRSSEKKPLPPPGQAGNAGNAEEQPSLYEKAPQGKMKLS